One window from the genome of Saimiri boliviensis isolate mSaiBol1 chromosome 2, mSaiBol1.pri, whole genome shotgun sequence encodes:
- the LOC141583238 gene encoding spermatogenesis-associated protein 31A5-like, translating to MENIPFPLKFLSDSWINTPSSTPWVLDLFLTLVFAVGFFFLLLPYLSYFLCDPPSPSPGKKRMCRGQRRGRPKGRKKNSSPKASRDRLTGLEGTPDLFSQLQRILGPHPKKGKDFGQLSGPDPSDEECKTAPDGASQSPQEPQEQMEDTAPVLSPLASLDPQTQHPPPLDSTPSPSPMATSVSCLSASQPPQPSVPLEHPSPEPPALFPNPPHTPDPLACSLPPPKGSVAPPLRDSTLTTPSHCDSVVLPLGTIPQSASPCEDLATSGPALSGLGGSSSHVSVSAFWCQETTRTWCIFNPSVQQDHLSCHPPETSSSGDPTNSQMEAGSPLLLSSDGQNVVGIQVTQRAGINIWKEKEKDGSFPKQMNTEKHSNSLGNLVESLDAEQDTTTLKPVWNMEDFKQSSGPQKLSDPRILKAHFQKNYSQLFWGLPSLHSESLVANAWVSERSYTFQSPPFLFNGIPNVRPVQTETAMSPLLFQAQRLSHLRPESQPFISPTPQFQLSPMAQAEAQARLQSSFPVQSSAFASSINNSGVACPASQNKAQALTLPEMQRPEWSSKQLEGELALPSRVQKPQDVFSASTPNPPQDSLTAIVPENFPVSPELRRQLEQHIQKWLIQHQSNLGTTQEAPDLMQPREKSPGTSQARGKLRPLQSSMCTGESGKDIQKVTFQLERNPCTPLGQILGQTPQNLARCMESCPGKVLGAASEELERDLKMPLRRHSESDLLRRTERNRTENILKVHVGTKLGQINEGLIPICVRRSWLAVNEGFSVSNTHMKTSNLAPLKSGRASVNTSRELSFLDPCTQQVLGHHIVRFWAKHKWSLPLRVLKPIKLFKLGTVSSSSLTQLAGPSSATYESKPSSKVEKAVFLRESPPAGLRKQVLTKASAQTPGSLLVSSPTFTQFQTAPQGIPSWNPHGPLKPPPAGQEGRWPSKPLTGSAQQSGSLGAQSPRTGETMEAAPQAGVPLGAFMLANLQATRKDVSGLEAPGTSKGSQLPRMSVAHDAEELYLTGEVVSDFEPRMATKSETQPQVGGATVLLPDGFTDIPLATESLASQVPRGRLQSMPTRDMQASQELRDLMAARRSNLGHKEPKNLKCHSSCKSQNQMFTPTYKSENPMKPNLEKREERLEELRTPQLTPVRKTEDTRRDGSLPLLPSKKQPPSISSFGKNIKQFFQQVFSVKKSKPAPVTAKSQKTVKNKSRAYGSCAEADGLMTAVGQMLEEKMTLCREHHASKVNQHRQGFQAPVCGLPCDHRHPFHPEHSTMLGYAASSQRATLKSHSHPNRERHIRDQQPLKSVQCNSEQRGRRHPQLLLPKMAVSPVGAPQSGLKTPGAFTHHPHCPRHCLLWEGI from the exons ATGGAGAATATTCCGTTTCCTCTAAAATTTCTCAGTGATTCGTGGATAAACACCCCCAGCTCCACACCATGGGTGCTGGATCTCTTCCTCACCCTGGTATTTGCCGTGGGGTTCTTTTTCCTATTACTCCCTTACCTCTCTTACTtcctttgtgatccaccctcaCCATCGCCTGGGAAGAAGAGAATG TGTCGAGGTCAGCGGAGGGGGAGGcccaaaggcaggaagaaaaacaGCAGTCCGAAAG cttctagagaccGCCTGACAGGCCTGGAGGGGACTCCGGACTTGTTTTCACAACTGCAGCG CATCCTGGGGCCGCATCCTAAGAAAGGTAAAGACTTTGGTCAGCTCTCTGGTCCCGACCCCTCAGATGAGGAGTGCAAAACAGCACCTGATGGAGCCTCCCAGTCCCCTCAGGAGCCTCAGGAGCAGATGGAAGATACCGCTCCTGTGCTTTCCCCATTAGCTTCCCTGGATCCTCAAACCCAGCATCCTCCGCCTCTGGACTCCACCCCATCACCAAGCCCAAtggccacctcagtctcctgtcTGAGTGCCTCCCAACCACCACAACCTTCCGTTCCCCTGGAACACCCCTCACCTGAGCCACCTGCACTTTTCCCTAACCCACCACACACCCCTGATCCTCTGGcctgctctctgcctcctccGAAAGGCTCCGTTGCTCCTCCCCTGCGGGACTCCACTCTGACGACTCCATCTCACTGTGACTCAGTGGTGCTTCCACTGGGCACCATCCCTCAAAGCGCATCTCCGTGTGAGGATTTGGCGACTTCTGGCCCAGCCCTCTCAGGCCTTGGCGGCTCAAGCAGTCATGTCTCTGTGTCTGCATTCTGGTGTCAGGAAACTACCAGAACCTGGTGCATCTTCAACCCATCAGTCCAGCAAGATCATCTTTCCTGCCACCCACCAGAAACCTCGTCCTCTGGTGACCCCACAAACAGTCAGATGGAAGCTGGTAGCCCCTTGTTGCTCAGCTCTGATGGCCAGAATGTCGTGGGGATACAAGTCACACAAAGAGCTGGGATCAAcatttggaaggaaaaagaaaaagatggatcatttccaaagcaaatgaacacagaaaAGCACTCAAATTCTTTGGGGAATTTGGTGGAATCATTGGATGCTGAGCAGGACACCACAACCCTAAAACCTGTCTGGAACATGGAAGACTTCAAACAGTCTTCCGGTCCTCAGAAGCTCTCAGATCCTAGAATCCTGAAGGCGCATTTTCAGAAGAATTATAGCCAGCTTTTCTGGGGCCTCCCCTCTCTGCACAGCGAATCCCTGGTGGCTAACGCCTGGGTGTCCGAGAGATCTTACACTTTCCAGTCTCCTCCTTTCTTGTTCAATGGCATTCCCAATGTCCGCCCAGTTCAAACAGAGACTGCAATGTCTCCACTGCTTTTCCAGGCCCAGCGCCTGTCCCATCTGAGGCCTGAGTCCCAACCCTTTATTTCGCCCACACCCCAATTCCAGCTCTCGCCTATGGCTCAGGCGGAGGCTCAGGCCCGTCTTCAATCCTCTTTCCCAGTCCAATCttctgcttttgcatcctcaATTAATAATTCTGGAGTAGCTTGCCCTGCGTCGCAGAATAAGGCGCAAGCTCTCACCTTACCTGAAATGCAGCGCCCTGAATGGTCTTCTAAACAACTAGAAGGTGAGTTGGCTTTACCCTCTAGGGTCCAAAAACCTCAGGACGTCTTTAGCGCCTCCACTCCTAACCCTCCCCAGGACAGCTTGACAGCAATCGTTCCTGAGAACTTTCCGGTCAGTCCTGAACTCCGGAGGCAACTGGAGCAACATATTCAAAAGTGGCTCATTCAACACCAGAGCAACCTGGGGACGACCCAAGAGGCTCCGGATCTGATGCAGCCTCGGGAGAAATCGCCAGGGACGAGTCAGGCCAGGGGCAAACTCAGACCCTTGCAGTCCTCCATGTGCACGGGCGAGAGCGGCAAGGACATACAGAAGGTGACGTTCCAGCTAGAGAGGAATCCCTGCACACCTCTGGGGCAAATTCTGGGGCAGACCCCGCAGAATCTAGCCAGGTGCATGGAAAGCTGCCCAGGGAAGGTTCTGGGGGCAGCCTCCGAGGAGTTGGAAAGAGACTTGAAGATGCCCTTGAGGAGACACTCGGAAAGTGATTTATTAAGACGCACAGAGAGAAATCGTACAGAAAATATCCTGAAAGTCCACGTGGGCACGAAGTTGGGCCAGATCAACGAGGGCTTGATCCCCATTTGTGTGCGTCGATCCTGGCTTGCTGTCAACGAGGGTTTTTCCGTGTCCAACACCCACATGAAGACCAGCAATCTAGCACCCCTGAAAAGTGGGAGAGCCAGTGTGAACACATCCCGGGAGCTTTCCTTCCTCGATCCGTGCACTCAGCAGGTGCTGGGACACCATATTGTGAGGTTTTGGGCCAAACACAAGTGGAGCCTACCCCTCAGGGTCCTCAAGCCCATTAAGCTCTTTAAACTGGGAACAGTTTCCTCCTCATCCCTTACACAGCTTGCTGGTCCCTCCTCAGCCACCTATGAATCTAAGCCTAGCTCAAAAGTTGAGAAAGCCGTGTTCCTAAGAGAGTCACCACCGGCAGGTCTGAGAAAGCAGGTGCTGACCAAAGCATCTGCTCAGACGCCAGGCAGTCTTCTGGTGTCTTCCCCTACATTTACACAGTTCCAGACGGCCCCACAAGGGATCCCATCTTGGAATCCCCATGGGCCCTTGAAGCCTCCTCCAGCTGGACAGGAGGGCAGGTGGCCTTCTAAGCCCCTCACAGGCAGCGCCCAGCAGAGCGGGAGCTTAGGAGCCCAATCCCCAAGGACTGGAGAGACCATGGAGGCAGCGCCACAAGCCGGAGTCCCCTTGGGAGCCTTCATGCTGGCAAACCTCCAAGCCACACGGAAGGATGTGAGTGGTTTAGAGGCTCCAGGGACCAGTAAAGGCTCTCAACTCCCTAGAATGTCTGTCGCCCATGATGCAGAAGAGCTCTATCTTACGGGAGAGGTTGTTAGTGACTTTGAGCCCAGAATGGCCACCAAGTCAGAGACCCAGCCTCAAGTTGGTGGCGCCACTGTGCTCCTTCCAGATGGTTTTACTGACATTCCCCTTGCTACAGAGAGTCTGGCTTCTCAAGTGCCCCGCGGCCGTCTCCAGAGCATGCCTACCAGGGACATGCAGGCTTCCCAGGAGCTACGTGACCTTATGGCAGCCAGAAGGAGCAACCTCGGGCACAAGGAGCCCAAGAACCTGAAATGTCACAGCTCATGCAAGAGCCAGAACCAGATGTTTACCCCTACTTACAAGAGTGAGAACCCAATGAAGCCCAACTTAGAAAAACGTGAAGAAAGGCTCGAAGAACTGCGGACTCCCCAGCTTACCCCAGTCAGGAAAACGGAAGACACCCGACGGGATGGAAGCCTCCCGCTGCTGCCGTCAAAGAAACAGCCTCCTTCAATAAGCAGCTTCGGAAAAAACATCAAACAATTTTTTCAGCAGGTCTTTTCagtgaaaaaaagcaagccaGCACCAGTCACTGCCAAGAGCcagaaaacagtgaaaaacaaATCACGTGCGTACGGCAGCTGTGCTGAAGCTGACGGGCTCATGACCGCAGTTGGACAGATGCTGGAGGAAAAAATGACACTTTGCCGTGAGCATCATGCCTCGAAGGTCAATCAGCACAGACAGGGGTTCCAAGCCCCGGTCTGTGGGTTGCCCTGCGACCACAGGCACCCCTTCCACCCGGAACACAGCACAATGCTGGGCTATGCAGCCAGCAGTCAACGAGCCACTCTCAAGAGCCACAGTCACCCCAACAGAGAGAGGCATATCAGAGACCAACAGCCCTTGAAAAGTGTCCAGTGCAACAGTGAGCAACGGGGCCGGCGACATCCCCAGCTCTTGCTCCCCAAGATGGCTGTCTCCCCAGTTGGTGCCCCTCAAAGTGGACTGAAGACACCCGGTGCCTTCACCCACCATCCCCACTGTCCAAGGCACTGCCTTCTTTGGGAAGGTATCTAA